A window of Bacillus toyonensis BCT-7112 genomic DNA:
CATACTAAGTAACAGTGGAAAATATAGGTTGATTTGTAGTTTAATAGTAAAGAGAGTGATTGATTTTAATTTTCTTTATTTTATAACTATATAGATTACAAAAGTTATGAGATTGTAACAATGAAGGGGAACACAAAAATGACAATAATATCTATAGAAAAAGCTACAATTTTAGATGCTGAAAAGTTAACAGAAATAATGAAAAGAACATTTGACGAAGAAGCGAAGCGGTGGTTATGCGGCCAATATGATGTAATTGATTATAACATTCAACCGCCAGGATATTCTTCAGTTGAAATGATGAAATATTCAATTGAAGAATTGGATTCTTACAAAGTGATAATGGATGAAAAAATAATCGGGGGAATTATAGTTACGATCTCTGGTAAATCGTACGGAAGAATCGATCGTATTTTTGTAGAGCCTTTTCTTCAAGGAAAAGGAATTGGATCAAGGATTATTAAGTTAATAGAAGAAAAATTTCCGAACATAAGGATTTGGGATCTTGAAACATCTAGTAGACAAGTTAATAATCATCATTTTTATAAAAAAATGGGCTATGAAATCATTTTTAAATCTGAAGATGAGTATTGCTATGTAAAAAGAAAAAATGTAGGTGCAGGTGAAGAGAACCTAATTAAAAATAAAGATATGAAAAATGGTCAATACGAAAACTGTAATTTGGTTCATACAGAATATTATCAAGTAAATTTAAAAAATAGTGCATTTGTTGGTAGTAATATAATGCATATGAATATGAGTAATTGTAATGTAAGTCAATCAAAGTTTAGGAATATAAACTTTAGAAGGTCTTCATATGCAGATTTAAATCTTTCTAGTAGTACATTTAATTTGGTGACATTAGGTGGAGTGCAATTCAAAAATACAAGTCTTGGAGATGAGAAGGAACCTCTTTCATTTGAAAACTGTGATTTGGAAGGTAGTACAATGCATAATAGTAACCTGAAAAATATTGAAATAGTAAATTGTGATGTAACTGGTATGAAAATAAATGGTATTCCAATAGAGAATTTGCTTGAGCTATATAATAAGGTGAAAATTTAAAGTATAGGGTTATTAGGTTGTTAGGATAAGGTGTTTGGAAACTAAGTGTTATATCAAAATAATTATGTAGAAATAACATAAAGAAATACAGGTGGGGAATGATTTAATATAGGTTTCTAGAATGATAATATAATTCTATTTATATGGAGGGTGAGGAATATGGAAATCAACATACGAGCAGTAGAAATACAAGATGCTAGAGCAATTCATCGTATATGTATACAGGATGAGGTTTTACCTTATATGGTTTTCTTACCTAGCATGCGTGTAGACGCTATGGAAAATAGAATTCGAAACTTAGCACCAAATCAATTTGAATTTGTTGCAGAATATGACGGGGAAGTAGTAGGGTTTATTGGCTTAACACAAAGTCCGGGACGAAGATCTCATTCAGGCGATTTATTTATTGGGGTAGACAGTGAATATCATAATAAAGGTATTGGCAAAGCACTTCTTACAAAAATGCTTGATTTAGCTGATAATTGGTTAATGTTAGAGAGAGTAGAACTTGGTGTATTAGAAACGAATCCGAAAGCAAAAGATCTATATGAAAAATTGGGGTTTGTAGTAGAAGGGGTAAAGGTAGGGAAT
This region includes:
- a CDS encoding GNAT family N-acetyltransferase; amino-acid sequence: MKGNTKMTIISIEKATILDAEKLTEIMKRTFDEEAKRWLCGQYDVIDYNIQPPGYSSVEMMKYSIEELDSYKVIMDEKIIGGIIVTISGKSYGRIDRIFVEPFLQGKGIGSRIIKLIEEKFPNIRIWDLETSSRQVNNHHFYKKMGYEIIFKSEDEYCYVKRKNVGAGEENLIKNKDMKNGQYENCNLVHTEYYQVNLKNSAFVGSNIMHMNMSNCNVSQSKFRNINFRRSSYADLNLSSSTFNLVTLGGVQFKNTSLGDEKEPLSFENCDLEGSTMHNSNLKNIEIVNCDVTGMKINGIPIENLLELYNKVKI
- a CDS encoding GNAT family N-acetyltransferase; this translates as MEINIRAVEIQDARAIHRICIQDEVLPYMVFLPSMRVDAMENRIRNLAPNQFEFVAEYDGEVVGFIGLTQSPGRRSHSGDLFIGVDSEYHNKGIGKALLTKMLDLADNWLMLERVELGVLETNPKAKDLYEKLGFVVEGVKVGNLKAHGKFINEIMMSRFRPDGLIVHN